Proteins encoded in a region of the Magallana gigas chromosome 8, xbMagGiga1.1, whole genome shotgun sequence genome:
- the LOC105335264 gene encoding uncharacterized protein isoform X2, translating into MAYFWNQRPCNRQSCNSASLPGIHEINYRTANRFSEHDNRHAFQDHGVYFGNGKEERSLGRKITLPDLRLHHTEKSFLKHHSRNPVDADLNTNYRVAYLGQPAEKPPVHRRFPRKYRAPEPGSFKLQTSTTNWYQAPDVPFRTPTHVLAVSQEPFPKHNPWKYSNHGMRDIYPPYERNAKQLVDNQFNKYGAAFATASE; encoded by the exons ATGGCATATTTCTGGAATCAAAGACCCTGTAACAGACAAAGCTGTAACAGTGCTTCTTTGCCGGGAATTCATGAA aTAAACTACAGAACTGCCAATAGATTTTCAGAGCATGATAATCGCCATGCATTTCAAGACCACGGCGTGTATTTTGGCAAT GGTAAGGAGGAAAGAAGTCTGGGAAGAAAAATCACCTTACCAGATCTTCGTCTTCACCACACAGAAAAGTCTTTCTTAAAGCACCACTCCAGAAACCCCGTAGATGCCGATTTAAACACAAACTATAGGGTAGCCTACCTGGGCCAGCCCGCCGAAAAACCACCCGTTCATCGGCGCTTTCCCCGGAAGTACCGGGCCCCAGAACCCGGAAGTTTCAAATTACAAACCTCCACAACCAATTGGTACCAAGCCCCGGATGTTCCCTTCAGAACACCGACCCACGTCCTGGCCGTGTCACAGGAACCGTTTCCGAAGCATAATCCGTGGAAATACTCCAATCATGGGATGAGAGACATATACCCGCCCTACGAGCGGAACGCCAAGCAACTAGTGGATAACCAGTTTAACAAATATGGCGCCGCTTTTGCGACAGCTAGTGAATGA
- the LOC105335264 gene encoding uncharacterized protein isoform X1: MGRGRQFAPSPASDGTWFVHRGAESAHGERRTNTSTGVMLAAPFAPEAESRPAPPPQPFRSKTEINYRTANRFSEHDNRHAFQDHGVYFGNGKEERSLGRKITLPDLRLHHTEKSFLKHHSRNPVDADLNTNYRVAYLGQPAEKPPVHRRFPRKYRAPEPGSFKLQTSTTNWYQAPDVPFRTPTHVLAVSQEPFPKHNPWKYSNHGMRDIYPPYERNAKQLVDNQFNKYGAAFATASE; the protein is encoded by the exons ATGGGAAGAGGAAGACAGTTCGCCCCCTCCCCCGCCTCAGATGGTACATGG TTCGTCCATCGAGGCGCTGAGAGTGCGCATGGAGAGCGCAGGACCAACACCAGCACCGGCGTCATGCTCGCAGCACCTTTTGCACCGGAAGCGGAAAGTAGGCCAGCGCCGCCTCCACAGCCCTTCCGGTCCAAAACAGAG aTAAACTACAGAACTGCCAATAGATTTTCAGAGCATGATAATCGCCATGCATTTCAAGACCACGGCGTGTATTTTGGCAAT GGTAAGGAGGAAAGAAGTCTGGGAAGAAAAATCACCTTACCAGATCTTCGTCTTCACCACACAGAAAAGTCTTTCTTAAAGCACCACTCCAGAAACCCCGTAGATGCCGATTTAAACACAAACTATAGGGTAGCCTACCTGGGCCAGCCCGCCGAAAAACCACCCGTTCATCGGCGCTTTCCCCGGAAGTACCGGGCCCCAGAACCCGGAAGTTTCAAATTACAAACCTCCACAACCAATTGGTACCAAGCCCCGGATGTTCCCTTCAGAACACCGACCCACGTCCTGGCCGTGTCACAGGAACCGTTTCCGAAGCATAATCCGTGGAAATACTCCAATCATGGGATGAGAGACATATACCCGCCCTACGAGCGGAACGCCAAGCAACTAGTGGATAACCAGTTTAACAAATATGGCGCCGCTTTTGCGACAGCTAGTGAATGA